The genomic interval AAGTATTTGAGCTCTCTGACGAATGATAGAGTGAATCTGAGATTCGGAGAATCCAATTTGTTTGAAAAAGTTGAGGACGGATAAGGGCTTTAGAGGGAGGGTGTGAGATGAAATGCGTTTAGAGATATAAAGGGATTGAGATTTGGGGAAATTGAAATTGGAATTGAGGAAATCGTGGAGAATAGTGGTTTGATTTGGGGTTGATAAAGAAGCAGTagaaaatgaaaagagaaaGGGATGAAGTGAGTAATTCAAAGGagaataaaaaagaagagaacGTAACTTGAGGGATTGCATTGCTTGAATAATaatcaatatcaataataaGAGATTTAAAGAAAAGGGGTTTAAGAGTTTTTAGGGTTGAAATGAAAGAGTGGGAATgtcatatttgaatttgaaagcAGGAAACATAAGACATTACGAATTaaaaagggaagaaaggaaaCCTTGAGTAGTTGTTATTACAACTCCATTCTGATTTGTGACCTGTGTGTGGGTAGGGAATGTGTTTTTGTGACCTGCGTGTGGAAGAAGATTAAAGTCAATTCATATCATCACCATTATATTatacatcaaaataaataaataaacaaataattacaatcTAAAAATGTCAGCAAGAATATACAATATACAACAGTGTCATAGAACTCACGTAACTAACGCTACCTACTATAGAAAAAGATTTTTGGTTGTTGACTTAGAACATGGTGAGACCTCCACCATGATTAACCAAACTTTTAGAATGCACAAACATATTTATGATGCACAAACATATTTATGATGCACAAACAGTGGCGGAGCTTGACCGATAATTTTGGGGTGGCGACATTAAAACCTTATATGGCAACATAAAACACTtatctaaatcaatcaatttttttactctTCTTTATTTTCACAAACTtatctaaatcaatcaatttaagaaacataaaacatcttatatgcaaaaaaaaaaaaaaaactaaaactctttatatggacaaaaaaactcaaacaaaaatgcaacaaaactcaaacaccttctatgcaacaaaaaaaaattcaaacactctatatgaacataaaatcaaacaacttGTAAGCAAAATGGAGAGAGAGAAACGCGACTGGAAGAGAGAGGAAGAATGAGAAAACTAAATTAGGTTTAGgtattgttgtaattttttagttttgatcGGGGCATTATAgtaattttacttataaattttcttttttgggtGGCCGCGACCCCCTATGTCCCTAGAAAGCTCAGCCCCTGTGCACAAATACAAATGAGGTTAAAAAATACATGCAAACAGACCTACAAAAGATGCTTACATACCTCAACATCAGGATGAAATCAGTGAAGACAATCTCAAAAGTTTCAATCTGCAGTTTCTGATCCAAATGGCCATCACAATCTTCAGCTGGAGCTTTATGAAGAACAAAGAATGGCTACCAAAACAAAAAACGAAAAACAAATGAGGACTGAATCAACACTCCACCCGTAGTAGCAAGTAGAGGTGGACATCAGGTCGGGAATGGTCGGATTCGGGCCAAAACACCAAAACCGATTCAATCCGCGGGTGATAACTATTAGCCCAATCTTGTCCATTTTTTATTTCGGGCCTGTGAATGGGTGGgtataaataataaatcttttatcaataataataaaccttttatcaataataataataataaataaatttaattgaaattttaaatctctaatttttatcaattcaggACATTAgtctttttataataaaatgtgaTGATTTTGGTTcttcattgttattttttatctaaaaactAGCAATATGACatgttttaaatgatttgacatataatacaatgatataaaatgattaatacttatgaaattgtattataattttttataactttcaacttcaattttttttttaaattttttaatttaattaatgacataaataattaatatatctagatggttttatatcataaaatcgtatgatacatcatttaaaatatgtcaaattgtcatttttaattaaaaaatctgtTGGGAAATCAAAAccatcgacttttaaaataggaagacCACTTATGTGAATTGATGAAAATagataaatcaaaattgtaaCTAAGCCTAATAAATCTTAGTGACTATTGTGCTAATGAAAAAGTTTGAATGACTTCTTAAAGTTTGAATGgcttctttatttatatatgtatataacttttattaagtttcagttattaattattatgatgTTATATTATAACTTTTACTCATGTCTTAAATACATCTTGAATTTACAGcgattataaaaagaaaagtgaGCATAAGATACGCTTTTTGTAATTAATGACGTATGATTCACCATATCTACATGTTAAAGTTCAGTCAAGTGATTCACGTTTTagtgatattatatatatatatatatatatatatatatatatatatatatatattttaatcacTCTTTAAATGAAATTACTTTGTATCATGTTGTAtgattttatttagaaaaaagagAGTATAGTGGTATTATTTCTCATAGTATTTTGAaaagaatttatttataaagCATTCATGTATTTTATGGAGTTTGATATTTATTTGTCACTTGATTTATTTCTAGCAGTGAAGAAGGTTTAGAGCTAGAAATTATGTGTTTATGATTTTTctagataattaaaataagatgttACAATTTGGTATCAGAGAAAGTCATAACCTTTTTTTGTGGGTATGTTTTTACTATATATTCTAAGGATCAgttcattaaatattaaatttaattaacttatatttgaagaaaatatattaaagaaggTCGCACCTCCTCTATCTGCCCTCACAAAGTTCGTGTGCAACAGCACGGTAAGAATTTGCTTCCtccatttctttttctttgtcttccctaaatcttaaataatccttaaatattttagattttgcaAAGTCCATTTTGGTTGGATTGGGTTTGAGTTTCATCGGCTACATGCACTAAATGTTTTTATTAGTcctaaatttcaattttcaaaatcgatttgggcATGTTATTTTGGCACCGTTAAAGTTCCTTTTGGTCTTTGTACCGtggatttttatttatgaattttttgaaatttttttttaacaaactgTCACactttggaaaaaaaaatcaaaatattctaCTTTTGAAAATCAACTTATGATCGCATTCTAAGATACCGACCAACTTaaggaaaaaaatttaacaactcAATAAAAGGTCGTATTTGTTGCATTTGTTACTATCATTCAACAACTAGCAGTCATCCTCACATAAGGATTTTCTTAACCTAACTGAACTTATTATAAGCAAGTTGGACATGATAATTGAGAGATGAATTTATGTATTAGTTTAgatagattaaaatattaattaccaaATTCATATATGAGTTAAATTGTTTTATCTactcttttttctcttttctatttATCTCCCAAGATGATCAACTTATGATCGCATTCTAAGATACCGACCAACTTaaggaaaaaaatttaacaactcAATAAAAGGTCGCATTTGTTGCATTTGTTACTATCATTCAACAACTAGCAGTCATCCTCACATAAGGATTTTCTTAACCTAACTGAACTTATTATAAGCAAGTTGGACATGATAATTGAGAGATGAATTTATGTATTAGTTTAgatagattaaaatattaattaccaaATTCATATACGAGTTAAATTGTTTTATCTactcttttttctcttttctatttCTCTCCCAAGATGTTTCAAATTGGATAGCATTTTTTTAAACCAACTCTGCCTTTATATCCAATCtttgtatctttttttttactatcatCTCTTCACCTAAAATTTAGTACCTTGTTCAAATAcacactttaataaaaaaacagaaaatagaAGTAAAATAACAAAGTGGGACATATAATGATTTGgcagaattcaaaaatgcaataaataaataccttAACAAAGCATGTCACCATGACAATTAAAGAACATAAAAATTGAGCATAAAAAACTAGCAAGAGATAGATGTATCGAGATTCTCAATTGCAGATCGCATAAAATAGAGGTTTGCTCAAACTTTGCTACTCTACAGTGTTACCACATTGCTATAGTCAACCAGTCGCTATTTGACTACACTTCATACTAAATAGTATATTGCAGAACAATAGCGAGTTGTTCAAATTCGCTACGCTATAGCTCTATATCGGCGCTATTTGACAACAGTAAAATTTATGTGTGGGTAGACAAGATTAATATCGATAGCTTACTACTTATGAGAaatcaaattatcattaaaaacataatactaatattaatatcTAGAACAATATTATCTCTACCATTATGATCATTTTAAAGAGATATTCCACaaaataccaaaacacatccAGAAATACTTGACAAcatgaaattcaaaaatattgattGGTAATTGCTTGCGTCCAGCCATGAAGGGTTAGATttgcataaaaaatatcattagaTAGGTAAGCCTAACCTTTAAACTTGTGATTTTAATAAGGTATCTTCAATAATATTCACAATATTGCAACCGAGTTTCATAATTTTAGTCAATCATGCTTTCTAACTCAGTCATTATTTTGTGTCACctagaatataattaaatttttagagtAAACCTGAAAGCATCAATTCAATCATTTCAAGATGATTACAGAGTTAGAAGAGGTACAATGAAAATACTTTTCAATCATTTCAAGATGATTACCAAGGTAGAATTTTTAAAGTAAACTAGAAAGCATCAATTCAATCATTTCCTAATCGATGTAGAAGTTGAACGATAACAAAGCAAGGATGAAAATACATAGCAAAAATCACCAACTCACAAAGAGGAAGAAGTTTTGCAAGTCCCACAAGAtacaaaaaccctaattgatgtAGAGGTTGAGTGATGCAGAAACCGTAATCGATGTAGAGTTACGAGAAAAAGGAAGAAGTCTCACAAGTCAAgagaaaaaccctaattggtgtTTATTCACAAGTTTCCTTCACCAACACATGTTTTTCCCTTTTTTTCATTCAGAAACGAGGTCAAATGTAAGACCCGTagaaaatgaattattaattaagtaTATTTAGTTATGTTTTGTAATTAAAACATGTTGTTGATTATATCAGtttcttttatttatgaataaaagtacaaaagtatttttcacggatgaaatatttttattttgtcaacgagtaaaaatagtcaaaatttgAGACTGGAATTTCTCAATGTTTGATATGTGACTCGTTTAAGAACGAACTCGAAGACTGAACGAGATAATGTGACTTAAAGtcacaaaatatctagatatttttactAAAGTAGATAGATCTAAAAGTGAGTGATGTGATGTGATTATGACTGTGTCATAAAGGATATTGTGatattttagaattaaatttatgtgattaatttttgtGGTTATAAATTTTTAGAGATTAATTTGGAATTGAGATAGTAGATCAATTATGGGAAGGAGAAAAGAAATACATTTCCCCCTTCCTATAAATCAATTCAtggtcatcatcatcataagcTAACTATCACTTTGTTTAATTCTTCAAAAACACATTCTCTAATTTCTCTCCAAACCCAAACATTCTCCTTCATTTTTGAGCAAATTAAAAGCCTCCAATCACAAAACCTCCAACTACAAAGTTGTTTCACTACTTGAGAGGATTACATAGAGCTAAGGATCACTAGTTAAGGTAGCTATTTCTTCCCTCTTTTCTCTCAAACCCGTAAACATGCATATATAtgggaaaaataattttttgctaTGTTTTGAGCTTTAATCTTGCTTGTTTATCACTACTATGATTGTTATTAATGTGTAGGAAGTCAAAAGAAACATTTTCAActattttttgttatgtttttatgCTTTGGTGCTTTgttaatattgaaattaaaggagttaataacttgaattacaaaaaaatgaaaccaatcctccaaattttttaataagactAAATGTGGTGTGCCATAATGTGAAAATTTgactttcttatttttatgtgtttgaattatgtaatgagttgttttcaaataaatgagtttgaactgaaaatagaaattttattagaGAGTTTAAGTTAGTAAAGTTAAGACTTTTGCAAGTGTGTttggttatgttttttttttttttataattaaaatgacaacTAGATGTTAGGTGTTTGGGGACCAAAGTggtgtaattttaaaaaataaactcaaagtTGTGAAATGAGGATTTTAAAGTAAGTGagtaattgataaataaaagaaattgattaGTTTTCTTGAGTAATGTAACCTTGAAGCAACTTTTATAATTTCCTATGTTTATATAGTTAGCTCTTTGAGTCTCAAAAATGAATCGAGATTGTTGACAGCGAGTTAGCGGTGAGGAGAACTctgaatattttatgtttattggTTGAAATTTTTAACGAAAAGAAATATGAACAAGAAGGTCATGACAAAATTTTTGgaataagttttgaaataaagtgGGAATTGTTGTggtttattttaattcaaaagtatttgaGTTATAGAAATTTTATGAACTTTAAATAAGTTAGGAAAAAGTTCTCTTGTGATTTTAATAGtggtataaattaaaattttgagttgTTTAAAGTTTGAAACCATATGAGTTGTTGTCCTTGATTATTTAAGGTGTTTTAAactatatttgaatttgaattttttttttttaaagacattGATGAGTAAAATGGATTTTAGATgagtggtatatatatatatatatatatatatagaaagagtTCAAAGTTTTGTTTAAAGGTTGATTTTAAGTTTACTTTGATATTAAGGTGTTAAGGTTTTTATCTTTTGGGTTTTTGTGAAAACAAGGTTTCCACTTTTATagattaaactaaaatattttagttattgatattaaatactcattttttatgaagaaatttaactttgagaaacaaagtttcaaacttcatgactttgagaatagttcatataaaaaatatatataagggTTCAcattttgtatatcaagaaggTTTAAAAGACAAATATTCACTTTATGAACAAAGTTTAAATCTTAAGTTTTGaagttaaaagttttaaattttatagtataGATGTCAACTTTATGTTAAAATTCGAGGTTTAAAAAGTATTTAGGTATTTTGGAAAACAATGAtggattataatttttgtttttgatatgtgatTTTATTTGGAATGAAGATTTTAGTTGGAGACTTAAAAGAAAACTGTGAACTTGGAAAATATTTGGTGTTGATGTAAAAATCTGTTTTTTATGTGAAAGTTTATATACAAAGTATAattaataaagattaaagtTTGAAAAATGTCAAACTGGAAGAATCATGATTTTGAGTATTTAGAACATTGGAACtcttagtatttgaaattttttttatataagatttCTTGATAAAAACCTTCTACTAATTTTTCCAATATTAAAGTGTTGAAATTTATGATGTTGGTGGATGATATATTCGAAATTTCGAATGACTTGAGTatgtttttatttgattgatttttttaagaaaatattttgtcataagttgttaaaaacaaatatttaagttGAACTTCAATAAGTttggaaaaaataatttcaagatTTTCAAAGGGTAGCCTAAGTGTTTTAAAATTCGCTTCCGCCGAAGTACTTAAACCGAAGTCTTCTTGAAGTTAGGGAACCTAAGAGAAAAGTCAAACCTAATTGATTTAGAAAGTGGTCGAACCTAGGGTATATTTGGGGTTGGTTTAGAAACTTGTATTGATTAAgttaattgattgatttaaggtACAAGGAAATTGAGAGGTATTGTTGGAATCGTCGGATAGGTTATGTTGGCATAGCGTAAATTGCTTGTGTAATAAAGCATTGTCAAGATAAGGGCACTTTCTAACGATATTACATATGCTTGAATACATAGTGTGTATGTATACATGTTCTTTGTGCTTGTGGTGAATAAAGGTACACACGattgtttatgtatttgatgTCATTATGTATTCTTAACTGATAACATatgtgttatgaattttattgacgagaatatgtcttgagtatgctctgtgaaaaagtattaaaaattattagtgtttaatgagtattaaaaatggagtcTTTTAATAActacatttacataatgattgatTTGGAAGAGTCAGAgcatgctcatgcatttcatagttagtggtgatcgtgatgggccacaatgttagtggtgaccgtgatgggccattGGGTGGTTCCTTGAGTTGATTGGTCCACCGTATCCTTACAAGGATTTTGGAGTCATGTAGGTCTGTGATAGACAACACTCTAATAAATTgtgttggtctgtgataggtgacacctcagTAATTAGTACTGGTGTGTGAGACgcagtacatttatgatttacgtcccTCAAGGAGTGTGAGGAAATTTCAGAATCATGTGCATTagcatataagcattgcattatgGTGCTTTGTCACACGAGTTATGtttgttatataataatatttatatgcaTGCTTGTTTATCAATTGATGTCATGTTATGCTTTTGTGCTTTGTATTTTCATATGTATGCTGCTTTTAGATTGTGTCGTCTACTATTATTGTGGATTGGGCTTACGCCCCAGGTTCTTAGAGTTTTGAGTCGTGTGAGAATTGCAACGACGCCGAAGACGTGACATAGCGATGATTTAGATTGGCAATCGAAAGCAGTGAGACTTGATGTCATCCGTGGACCCTCAGTATCCAATCATCCTCAGTTAGAGTTCAAGATCAGCTTAGGATTTTAATTAaggattttatttattctcccttatttattgtaatgttgttgttgaaatggAATTTATGtatatgaaataattgtgatttttttttttgtcaagatGAATTGTTTGGttgtaagtaatttatttgtgcttaaactattttatataatgCACCAAAAATTATAACCGTCAtttttggaaaagaattttacaattaaatattttactctgatttaaattaaagacgattatgaatattttagccTAAAGTGTTTAgtggttttttttaaaataaaataaaaattacacgttcattgttaaaaatcggggtgttacatcaaGTTAGAGAGAAGATATGGTTCTTGCGAGAGAGAAAAGAGAGGGTTGCATGAGAGAGAAAAGGGTCACTGTTTTTCGCGAGAGAGTTTACGAGagagaagaaaatattttgctCAAAAGATAAGCGCGCGGTAATGAAatatttgagaaattttttactTTGGCTACGAGAAcagttttattaaaaactaaacaAGAATGGTTAATGGATGTTGCATACAGTGGCAGAGCTTGACTAAAAAGCTTGGGGTGGgcgacataaaaatataatgtataatttaaatatataaataatattatataacaaaaaattaagttgtaataaacacaaagtgaagtatcaaataatttaacaacATGACTTAAGAATACCTTAAAGTAATGCTCTACGCTCTTTAATTAActtgaaatcatcaataatagacACAAAACTGATATTTGCAGCAATTTCCCTTTCAATATAAACCTCCATGTTATCTGCCAAAAAGTCAACTTCCATCTTGTTTCTTAAcccatatttaataattttcattgtTGTAAAAGATCTTTCAATTGTGATAGTAGAAACTGGAAGAGTTATGATAAGATGAAGTAGTCTATCAATCAAGTAGAAATTTTGCGTCTTTTCAGTTGCAACCAAACACGAGCACAATTCTTGGATAGttgataaattcttcaaatttaaatCTTGATGAGCATCAACCAAGAAATGTTGgagttgaaatttcaaattaattttctcttgCAAATTGAAATTCACAGGgtaatatttttcaactagagtgctaattttttcaatgttaaaagtTTTATGATTATCCTTAGGAGTCAAAGCACAACTTAGATTTAACAAACTCATTGCTTGCTCACTAAATCTATTATTCAACTCTTGTAATTGTTGATCAATGgcagtaaaaaatatttcaactctAAAGTAATGCTCTATTGTAATCTGACCTTGTTGAAGATGAGAGCGTCCAAATCTTGTTGTTGAATGAAAATCGTTGAGATCAAGAATCTCAATATCATGTTTTTCACAAAAAGTCTTCACTTCAGTAAATAATGCATCCCAACCATCTTCTCTCGATGCTTGAATAAGAGACTTTGTTGTTCCAACCAAACACATGAAATTAACTATATCCTGAGAATGTTGTGGTAAGGTTTGACAAAGTATATCAATTATCCCCATAATTTCTTTCATCTAATgcatgataaatataaaatcaaacaccttcaaataattataagcaCTATCATAATTTCTTCATTCTCATAAACTTATCTAAATCAACCAATTTAGGAACATAAAACATGTTTTCATTGAAAATTAAacaccttatatgcaacaaaaaaactcaaatacttTATATGGACATAAAATCCAACACTTTATATGCAACACAAAACTCTAAACAAAAATTAGCACTAACATctaatttgaaacaaataaaaacttcaaacaaacaaaactcCAAACAAACAAAACTCCAAAACAAAACTCCAAATCAAAACTCCAAACTCCAAAACAAAACTCCAAACATCAATTCTGATGATAAACGaaaatacaaaattgaaatatgaaCCTTTTGAGTTTTGACGATTGACGAACGGCTAAGGCGGAGGCGATTAGAGGCAGCAAGCAAAGGAGCAACACGATCTGGAGGCAGAGGTAACCATGGCGAGCAGAGGAGCGAAGCTATCTAGAGGCAGAGGCGGCGAGCAAAGGAGCGACGAACGACCAAGGCGGAGGCGACGCAGTCACGGGAAGGCGGATTGCAAGTTCAATGTTCGTGAATCTGGAGGGAGAGAGGAAGGCTGGAAGACTATAAGcaagagggagagagagagagagagagagagagagagagagagagagagagagagagagagagagagagagagagagagagaagagagaggagagagagaggagaaaagagagagagagagagagagagagagagagagagagagagagagagagagagagagagagagagagagagagagagagagagaga from Cicer arietinum cultivar CDC Frontier isolate Library 1 chromosome 5, Cicar.CDCFrontier_v2.0, whole genome shotgun sequence carries:
- the LOC140920468 gene encoding uncharacterized protein; this encodes MQLKRLHGKWIRPQAAVEPAQSQPQPQPQPQPVTASATPDFDVDAIQAHLGIKLSFEDIADIGRQAAETPNPDPLDNPETHDRVAPLLAASNRLRLSRSSIVKTQKMKEIMGIIDILCQTLPQHSQDIVNFMCLVGTTKSLIQASREDGWDALFTEVKTFCEKHDIEILDLNDFHSTTRFGRSHLQQGQITIEHYFRVEIFFTAIDQQLQELNNRFSEQAMSLLNLSCALTPKDNHKTFNIEKISTLVEKYYPVNFNLQEKINLKFQLQHFLVDAHQDLNLKNLSTIQELCSCLVATEKTQNFYLIDRLLHLIITLPVSTITIERSFTTMKIIKYGLRNKMEVDFLADNMEVYIEREIAANISFVSIIDDFKLIKERRALL